A window of the Gemmatimonadaceae bacterium genome harbors these coding sequences:
- a CDS encoding M20/M25/M40 family metallo-hydrolase, whose protein sequence is MPDSLDVVALARDLMAIDSTSGRETALMGHVHAMLEQRGWTVTRIPVSEGRFDVFARWSDAPFVTLSTHLDTVPPHIAPSLDGDTLRGRGACDAKGIAAAMICAADTLRGAGVPVALLFVVGEEVSHDGAHAADAWIAHSGLTSRAIVDGEPTESMLGSGTKGAVRVIARTAGRPAHSAYPQLGHSAIDDLVALLAELPALELPRHAVLGETTINIGHISGGVADNVVAPWAEARLMARLVTPAEVLMPVLERWARGRAELEWGVMVPPVMLGVLPGFETAVVAFATDIPALGNWGTPYLFGPGSIHVAHRDDEHVRVAELRAAVEAYARIVRALA, encoded by the coding sequence ATGCCTGACAGCCTCGACGTCGTTGCCCTCGCCCGCGATCTCATGGCGATCGACTCCACCAGCGGCCGCGAGACGGCGCTCATGGGCCACGTCCACGCCATGCTCGAGCAGCGCGGGTGGACGGTGACCCGCATCCCGGTGAGCGAGGGCCGGTTCGACGTCTTCGCCCGGTGGAGCGACGCGCCGTTCGTCACGCTGTCCACGCACCTCGACACCGTGCCGCCGCACATCGCGCCGTCGCTGGACGGCGACACGCTGCGCGGGCGCGGCGCGTGCGACGCCAAGGGAATCGCGGCCGCCATGATCTGCGCCGCCGACACCCTGCGCGGTGCCGGGGTGCCCGTGGCGCTGCTGTTCGTGGTGGGCGAGGAGGTGTCGCACGACGGCGCGCACGCCGCCGACGCGTGGATCGCGCACAGCGGGCTCACCAGCCGCGCCATCGTGGACGGCGAGCCCACCGAGAGCATGCTCGGCAGCGGGACCAAGGGCGCCGTGCGCGTGATCGCGCGCACGGCCGGCCGGCCGGCGCACTCCGCCTACCCGCAGTTGGGCCATTCGGCGATCGACGACCTGGTGGCGCTCCTGGCCGAACTGCCGGCGCTGGAACTGCCGCGCCATGCGGTGCTCGGCGAGACGACGATCAACATCGGCCACATCAGCGGCGGCGTGGCCGACAACGTGGTGGCGCCGTGGGCCGAGGCACGCCTCATGGCGCGCCTCGTGACGCCGGCCGAAGTGCTGATGCCCGTGCTCGAACGGTGGGCCCGCGGCCGCGCCGAGCTGGAGTGGGGGGTGATGGTGCCGCCCGTGATGCTCGGCGTGCTGCCCGGGTTCGAGACGGCGGTGGTGGCGTTCGCCACCGACATCCCGGCGCTCGGCAATTGGGGAACGCCGTATCTGTTCGGTCCGGGCTCCATCCACGTGGCCCATCGCGACGACGAGCACGTGCGGGTGGCCGAACTGCGCGCGGCCGTGGAGGCCTACGCGCGCATCGTCCGCGCTCTGGCCTGA